A part of Argonema galeatum A003/A1 genomic DNA contains:
- a CDS encoding paraslipin, giving the protein MDLFQLIFIAFLTASGTTIANSVKIIKQGDEALVENLGKYDGKKLEPGLTFLTPFIEYVAYKGTLREQILEIPPKQCTTRDRVSITVDFVVYWRIMDIEKAFYKVQDLKAAMMNLLVTQIRSEIAKMELDEIFTARAEINDVLVSELDIATEPWGVKVTRVELRDFTIGNKVVHEALKNPSKSLNTVAHR; this is encoded by the coding sequence ATGGATCTATTCCAATTGATTTTTATAGCATTTTTAACGGCAAGTGGAACCACGATTGCCAATAGCGTCAAGATTATCAAACAAGGTGACGAAGCCTTAGTAGAAAATCTTGGTAAATATGATGGAAAAAAACTAGAGCCAGGTCTTACCTTTCTTACTCCATTTATCGAATATGTGGCTTATAAAGGAACGCTGCGGGAACAAATATTAGAGATTCCACCCAAACAATGTACCACTCGCGACAGGGTTTCCATTACCGTTGATTTTGTGGTGTACTGGCGGATTATGGACATAGAAAAAGCTTTTTACAAAGTGCAAGATCTGAAAGCAGCGATGATGAATTTGCTGGTGACTCAAATTCGGTCTGAAATAGCCAAAATGGAACTCGACGAAATTTTTACCGCTCGCGCTGAAATTAATGACGTGCTGGTGAGTGAGTTGGATATTGCTACTGAACCTTGGGGGGTGAAGGTGACGCGGGTGGAATTGCGCGACTTTACGATTGGAAATAAGGTGGTGCATGAAGCCTTAAAAAATCCATCTAAAAGTTTAAATACGGTAGCTCATCGTTAG
- a CDS encoding NfeD family protein, with the protein MLLSPTLIWSVIGPSVFWFLTGVILCLTELFLGKSLGTKLKLVPLIAGVSSLIVGLLLLGRNSLPLFRFQVMYWMAVSLASVIWLRPMFLKRKKFIVRDATEAKTITEILAGQTGRVIYEGCFWQACCEDRSIAIAPNQKVYVLRREGNTLIVAPESIFHS; encoded by the coding sequence GTGTTGCTGAGTCCTACCCTAATTTGGTCAGTAATTGGGCCGTCCGTGTTCTGGTTCCTAACAGGAGTTATTCTTTGCCTGACTGAGTTGTTTCTAGGTAAAAGTTTGGGAACAAAACTTAAACTTGTACCCCTGATCGCGGGAGTTAGTTCTCTGATAGTAGGGCTGCTTTTATTGGGGCGAAATTCTCTGCCTCTGTTTAGGTTCCAAGTTATGTACTGGATGGCGGTATCCCTAGCTTCGGTTATCTGGTTACGTCCTATGTTTCTGAAGCGCAAAAAGTTTATCGTTCGTGATGCAACTGAGGCAAAGACGATTACGGAAATTTTGGCGGGACAAACAGGGCGAGTTATTTATGAAGGCTGTTTCTGGCAAGCCTGCTGTGAGGATCGCTCAATTGCGATCGCACCTAACCAAAAAGTTTACGTTCTGCGCCGCGAAGGAAACACGCTGATTGTAGCGCCAGAAAGTATTTTTCATTCTTAG
- a CDS encoding rhodanese-like domain-containing protein produces MSEAKPNALVGFLVILLAIFGVSSATLAAVLNHMDTPRFIASFSTKKVTLPEFLEGKLKSAILIDVRSPEEYAEDRIGNSLLVPLTDIQAGFGVQQIRVIAQRYIQNNHTQPIIVLYCTRGMRAVKAYKELRKTRLNFVVLEGGIKSWRLAVPASKDAEILAQITAPGTKIITGN; encoded by the coding sequence TTGAGCGAAGCGAAACCCAACGCATTAGTTGGGTTTCTTGTAATTCTTCTCGCCATTTTCGGTGTTAGTTCTGCTACTTTAGCAGCGGTACTTAATCATATGGATACCCCAAGATTTATTGCCAGTTTTAGTACCAAAAAAGTGACTCTTCCTGAGTTTTTGGAGGGAAAGTTGAAGTCGGCAATCTTGATTGACGTGCGATCGCCAGAAGAATACGCAGAAGATCGCATCGGTAACAGCCTGCTTGTACCCCTAACAGATATTCAGGCTGGATTCGGCGTGCAGCAGATTCGGGTTATTGCCCAAAGGTATATCCAAAATAATCATACTCAGCCAATTATCGTACTTTATTGTACAAGGGGGATGCGTGCGGTTAAAGCCTACAAAGAATTGAGAAAAACAAGGTTAAATTTTGTTGTCCTAGAAGGAGGTATCAAATCATGGCGACTGGCTGTGCCTGCGTCAAAAGATGCAGAGATTTTAGCACAAATTACCGCACCTGGGACAAAGATTATCACGGGTAATTAG
- a CDS encoding AAA-like domain-containing protein → MSRSLKVRSECIPTVKSSLLRNGFPSQKVLAEDLGIAQSTVSNFLNGRPVDYVNFREICQILSQEWRNIADLSDTLPENEINNLKAKVFISSRHQDFRLVQQLQQALSAAGHEVAIASENTPPEQYLQSCDYLLLLLSQQSAVSEIVLEEVRVAKELHNFTAQKPAILPLCVGLQSKTPLSFDLLQLLQSSQPWQWRSDDDTSIIVSEVLSVVAQGRTSLSASSKLAVNWATEGSGNWGVGIGNWELGILPHSPTLPLPVASPELPEGQVEVASSFYIDRPPIETRCYETICQPGALIRIKAPRQMGKTSLMARILHHAEEQGSRAIALSFQLANKRILTNSDTFLQWFCASIGQELGMLEKLGKCWELADIIGSNQCCKAYFEQCLLPEISTSLTLGLDEVDRVFESPEIADDFFGLLRALHEESKRRDIWKKFRLVIVHSTEVYIPLDINKSPFNVGLPIELPEFNLPQVQELARRYGLDWNGKEVEQLMGLVGGHPYLVRLAMYCIARQDVTLDRVVEEGATEAGIYSDHLRRHLWNLEKYPDLLEAMKEVVSTSGGVRLRSELAFKLNSMGLVKLDGNDCTPRCSLYEQYFRDRLALS, encoded by the coding sequence ATGTCGCGATCGCTAAAAGTTCGCTCTGAGTGCATCCCCACAGTCAAGTCGTCTCTCCTCAGAAACGGCTTTCCCAGTCAAAAAGTCCTCGCTGAAGATCTAGGGATAGCCCAATCTACTGTGAGTAATTTTCTCAATGGCAGACCCGTGGATTATGTTAATTTTAGGGAAATTTGTCAGATATTGAGCCAAGAGTGGCGAAATATAGCCGATTTATCCGATACTTTGCCCGAAAATGAAATAAATAACCTTAAAGCTAAAGTTTTCATCAGCAGTCGCCATCAAGACTTCCGCCTCGTCCAGCAGTTGCAGCAAGCTTTGAGTGCGGCGGGACACGAAGTTGCGATCGCATCTGAAAACACTCCGCCCGAACAATATTTACAAAGCTGCGATTACTTGCTGCTGCTGTTGTCCCAGCAATCCGCCGTCAGCGAAATCGTCTTGGAAGAAGTGCGGGTCGCCAAAGAATTGCACAACTTTACCGCCCAAAAGCCAGCCATTTTACCGCTATGCGTAGGTTTACAAAGCAAAACGCCTCTTTCCTTCGATTTGCTGCAACTTTTGCAGTCAAGTCAGCCGTGGCAGTGGCGTAGCGACGACGACACCTCAATCATAGTCTCAGAAGTTCTCAGCGTAGTGGCCCAAGGACGCACCTCTCTAAGTGCCTCCAGCAAATTAGCTGTAAACTGGGCTACTGAAGGGAGTGGGAATTGGGGAGTGGGAATTGGGAATTGGGAATTGGGCATTCTTCCCCACTCTCCCACACTCCCACTCCCAGTCGCGTCACCAGAGTTACCGGAGGGGCAAGTAGAGGTTGCATCGAGCTTTTATATCGATCGTCCTCCCATCGAAACGCGCTGTTATGAGACAATATGTCAGCCTGGTGCCCTCATCCGCATCAAAGCGCCCAGGCAGATGGGCAAAACCTCGTTAATGGCGAGGATTCTGCATCACGCAGAGGAACAAGGCTCAAGAGCGATCGCGTTGAGTTTTCAGTTAGCTAATAAACGAATTCTTACCAACTCGGATACATTTTTACAGTGGTTTTGTGCCAGCATAGGACAAGAATTGGGGATGCTGGAAAAGCTGGGCAAGTGTTGGGAATTAGCAGATATTATTGGCAGCAACCAGTGCTGCAAAGCTTACTTTGAACAGTGTTTGTTGCCAGAAATATCGACTTCCCTAACATTGGGTTTAGATGAAGTCGATCGCGTGTTTGAATCACCCGAAATTGCCGATGACTTTTTTGGTTTGTTGCGAGCTTTGCATGAAGAATCCAAACGGCGCGATATTTGGAAAAAATTTCGCTTGGTAATTGTTCATTCCACAGAAGTTTATATTCCGTTGGATATCAATAAATCACCTTTTAATGTGGGATTGCCGATAGAATTACCGGAGTTTAACTTGCCGCAGGTGCAAGAGTTGGCAAGACGATACGGACTAGATTGGAATGGGAAAGAAGTCGAGCAATTGATGGGTTTAGTGGGAGGACATCCCTACTTAGTGCGGTTGGCTATGTATTGCATTGCGCGTCAGGATGTTACTTTAGATCGGGTGGTGGAAGAGGGTGCCACAGAAGCGGGAATTTATAGCGATCATCTGCGGCGGCATTTGTGGAATCTAGAAAAATATCCAGATTTGTTAGAAGCGATGAAAGAGGTGGTGAGTACTTCGGGAGGAGTGCGATTGCGGTCAGAATTAGCGTTTAAATTAAATAGTATGGGGCTGGTGAAACTTGATGGCAATGATTGTACTCCCAGGTGTAGTTTGTATGAGCAATATTTTCGCGA
- a CDS encoding AAA-like domain-containing protein yields the protein MTNYHYQIGGSLPDNAPTYVVRKADNQLYEGLKTGEFCYVLNSRQMGKSSLLVRTIQRLKAEGIACATIDLSDIGNQQVSLDKWYGGVAYKLLTNFDLFNAIEFMTWWRDRELIPPVQRLGELIEEVLLAKVSQKIVIFIDEIDSVLSFKDSLDDFFALIRSCHNKRAQKPEYQRLTFALLGVATPSDLISDPARTPFNIGRAIELHGFEFPEAQPLAKGLEGKVDKPQEILKEILGWTGGQPFLTQKLCKLVVGAKHLGDHLSVSSQVFSPNASPLQTGNAQSPITDLVKSHIIENWESQDEPAHIKTIRDRILSNQQRAGRLLGLYHKILQLGEIPADDTPEQSQLRLSGLVVMRAGKLKVSNRIYESIFNETWVEKAFFDLRPHAAPLTAWITSNCQDESRLLRGQALQEALNWSTGKSLSDRDYQFLAASQEAALGELRNKEQQSRTEIERLSREKDLLAQLSNEQQRRKLTEAKLKHERQMRVAINIRAVVVLALFFTLIGEIFWLKAWTDRRNMEINALTLYSEELLQSNNKWDALTQGILAARRIQRWPFGINSDTRIRVLMALNLAVYSLKKPNYLQENISKIVFLTFSSQSNTSAAVVRQEKTFMIATLSDDGTIKIWHSDGTLKTTFPIVSNKVISINFSPDSQTLASASDDGTVKLWHSDGKLLLSLKAHTDKITSISFNPDGKTFASASADGTVKLWSFNGQELRTLKGHRGSVTCVSWSPTGRTLASAGADGTVKLWSRDGVWLRDLKGHQGSVTSVSFSPDSQMLASGGADKTVKLWHIDGTLLSILRHRGKVTSISFSPDGETLATASTDKMVRLWHIDGSLLRILKNHQGEVWSVSWSPDGEILASAGSDNKVILWNFNLDDMLIQGCNSARNYWQNNQNASQSDKHICDGIGEARTPIQ from the coding sequence ATGACAAATTATCACTATCAAATAGGCGGAAGTTTACCAGATAATGCACCAACTTATGTGGTGCGAAAGGCTGATAATCAACTTTATGAAGGACTGAAAACTGGCGAATTTTGTTATGTACTCAATTCTCGTCAGATGGGGAAATCCAGTTTGCTGGTGCGAACGATACAAAGGCTAAAAGCTGAAGGTATCGCCTGTGCCACTATCGACCTTTCAGATATTGGCAACCAGCAAGTTTCGTTGGATAAATGGTATGGAGGCGTCGCCTACAAGCTACTGACAAATTTCGATCTGTTTAATGCGATCGAATTTATGACTTGGTGGCGAGACAGAGAATTGATACCTCCTGTCCAGCGCTTAGGTGAATTAATTGAAGAAGTGCTGCTGGCGAAAGTTTCTCAAAAAATTGTTATTTTTATCGATGAAATTGATAGCGTTCTTAGCTTCAAAGATTCGCTTGACGACTTTTTCGCCCTGATTAGATCTTGCCATAATAAACGCGCCCAAAAACCAGAATATCAGCGACTTACATTTGCTTTGTTGGGTGTGGCGACGCCAAGCGATTTAATTTCCGATCCAGCTCGCACGCCGTTTAATATCGGTCGGGCGATTGAGTTACATGGTTTTGAATTCCCAGAAGCTCAACCATTAGCAAAAGGATTGGAAGGAAAAGTAGATAAACCCCAAGAAATTTTAAAAGAAATATTGGGATGGACAGGCGGACAGCCGTTTTTAACTCAAAAACTTTGTAAATTAGTAGTAGGGGCGAAGCATTTGGGCGATCATCTTTCGGTATCCTCCCAGGTTTTCTCACCAAATGCTTCGCCCCTCCAAACTGGAAACGCCCAATCACCAATTACCGATCTGGTAAAATCCCACATTATCGAGAATTGGGAATCCCAGGATGAACCAGCGCATATCAAGACAATTCGCGATCGCATCCTGTCCAATCAGCAACGCGCCGGGAGATTGCTGGGACTATATCATAAAATATTGCAACTAGGAGAAATTCCAGCCGATGACACCCCCGAACAAAGCCAATTAAGACTATCCGGTTTAGTGGTTATGCGTGCTGGCAAATTAAAAGTTTCCAACCGCATTTACGAGTCAATTTTTAACGAAACTTGGGTAGAAAAAGCTTTCTTCGATTTGCGTCCCCATGCCGCACCATTAACAGCATGGATCACCTCCAATTGTCAAGATGAATCGCGATTGTTGCGGGGACAAGCCTTGCAGGAAGCACTCAACTGGTCAACAGGCAAAAGTTTGAGCGATCGCGATTATCAGTTCCTAGCAGCCAGTCAAGAAGCAGCTTTAGGAGAATTACGCAACAAAGAACAACAGAGTCGCACCGAAATCGAGCGACTTAGTAGAGAAAAAGATTTACTCGCACAACTGAGTAATGAGCAACAGCGGCGAAAATTAACCGAAGCAAAACTAAAGCACGAGCGACAAATGAGAGTCGCCATTAATATCAGAGCCGTTGTAGTTTTGGCCTTATTCTTCACCTTAATCGGCGAGATATTTTGGCTCAAAGCGTGGACCGATCGCAGAAATATGGAAATCAACGCCCTCACTTTATATTCAGAAGAACTTTTGCAATCGAATAACAAGTGGGATGCTCTAACACAAGGTATCCTGGCAGCCAGAAGAATCCAACGGTGGCCGTTTGGAATTAACTCCGATACGCGGATACGAGTTTTGATGGCATTGAATCTGGCAGTTTACTCTCTAAAAAAGCCTAATTATTTGCAGGAAAATATCAGTAAAATTGTTTTCCTAACTTTCAGTTCTCAAAGTAATACCTCCGCTGCGGTAGTCAGACAAGAAAAAACTTTCATGATCGCGACGCTTAGCGATGATGGAACTATCAAAATTTGGCATAGTGATGGAACCCTGAAAACAACATTTCCTATTGTTAGTAATAAAGTTATCAGTATAAATTTCAGCCCGGATAGTCAAACCCTTGCCTCGGCTAGTGATGATGGAACTGTCAAACTTTGGCACAGCGACGGCAAATTGCTCCTTTCTTTAAAGGCTCATACCGATAAAATAACAAGCATAAGTTTTAACCCAGACGGCAAGACATTTGCCTCTGCCAGTGCAGATGGCACCGTCAAACTTTGGAGTTTCAACGGACAAGAACTCAGAACATTGAAGGGACATCGAGGTTCGGTGACTTGCGTGAGTTGGAGTCCCACTGGCAGAACGCTTGCTTCAGCTGGTGCAGATGGCACAGTTAAACTATGGAGTCGCGACGGTGTGTGGCTAAGAGATTTGAAAGGACATCAGGGTTCGGTTACTAGCGTAAGTTTCAGTCCAGACAGTCAAATGCTTGCCTCTGGGGGTGCTGACAAAACGGTGAAACTTTGGCACATTGACGGTACTTTATTGAGTATTTTAAGGCATAGGGGTAAAGTTACTAGCATTAGTTTTAGTCCTGACGGTGAGACGCTTGCTACGGCGAGTACAGATAAAATGGTGAGACTGTGGCATATTGACGGAAGCTTGCTAAGAATTTTGAAGAATCATCAGGGTGAGGTGTGGAGTGTATCTTGGTCGCCGGATGGTGAGATACTTGCATCAGCAGGTTCGGATAATAAAGTGATTTTGTGGAATTTTAATCTCGACGATATGTTAATTCAAGGTTGCAATTCTGCGCGTAATTATTGGCAGAACAACCAAAATGCTAGCCAAAGCGATAAACATATTTGTGATGGGATAGGAGAGGCTAGAACACCGATTCAGTAA
- a CDS encoding rhodanese-like domain-containing protein — MSNQNLKKGIIRYLRPLPVILCLSIVGVSSVTLAAVVNHMDVPTFIASLSAKKVTASELKQGKLRNALLIDVRSPEEYAEDRIGNSLLVPLTDIQTGFGVHQIRVIAQKYIQTNHTQPTIVLYCTAGPRSFKAYKELEKTGLNFVVLEGGIRVWRLAIPASKDAETLAPITAPAKEVVRGK; from the coding sequence ATGTCAAATCAAAACTTGAAAAAAGGCATCATTCGTTATTTACGTCCTTTACCAGTAATTCTTTGTCTCAGCATTGTCGGTGTTAGTTCTGTTACTTTAGCAGCAGTGGTTAATCATATGGATGTTCCAACCTTTATCGCCAGTTTGAGTGCCAAAAAAGTGACCGCTTCCGAATTGAAGCAGGGGAAGTTGAGAAATGCGCTCTTGATTGACGTGCGATCGCCAGAAGAATACGCAGAAGATCGCATTGGTAATAGCCTGCTTGTACCCCTAACAGATATTCAGACTGGATTCGGCGTGCATCAGATTCGGGTTATTGCCCAAAAGTATATCCAAACTAATCATACTCAGCCAACAATCGTACTTTATTGTACCGCTGGCCCGCGTTCGTTCAAAGCATACAAAGAACTGGAAAAAACTGGACTAAATTTTGTAGTCCTAGAAGGCGGTATCAGAGTATGGCGGCTAGCTATACCGGCGTCAAAAGATGCAGAAACATTAGCACCTATTACCGCACCTGCGAAAGAAGTTGTCAGGGGTAAGTAG
- a CDS encoding cysteine peptidase family C39 domain-containing protein produces the protein MLLQTLVTLILGSWLFLLGQRIGRVMLRKGATANDIFKGKTHFLIAFLVVYLGLLLLARLVPEMQALPVEWRFYSLQVTWTIMRLLLLFLGGIAFTISRHTSRIQVVAVLLICSLGLGSFTAAEAYFLSPIYASLEDNLQPNGVFKQTSNSSCGPSALATVLRVWGIDAAESKVARLAGTSRLGTSMAQLLIATRSLGMDGIELEATWEQMRLINRPGVLGVWFRDGVRVIPHAVALLGLNGNNAIIGEPTRGKIYTIDRQQFEKNWRGQYLPIFRSQDISITVTQAVSYLQRSGQIIPTEAELVPAIRRFQKNVGLKVTGKLDSQTFLLISGSFLEGVPTLKTR, from the coding sequence ATGCTACTACAGACGCTGGTAACGCTAATTTTGGGTTCGTGGCTGTTCCTTTTAGGACAACGCATCGGACGAGTAATGTTGCGAAAAGGAGCCACCGCCAACGACATTTTTAAAGGCAAAACTCACTTTTTAATTGCTTTTTTGGTAGTTTACTTGGGTTTGCTATTACTAGCTAGGTTAGTTCCAGAAATGCAAGCTTTACCCGTTGAGTGGCGTTTCTATAGCTTGCAAGTCACTTGGACAATTATGCGCCTTTTGCTGCTATTTCTTGGCGGAATAGCTTTCACGATCAGTCGGCATACTTCCCGCATTCAGGTAGTAGCTGTACTGTTGATTTGCTCGCTAGGATTGGGAAGTTTTACTGCTGCTGAAGCTTACTTTTTATCTCCTATTTACGCTTCTTTAGAAGATAACTTGCAACCCAACGGTGTATTCAAACAAACTTCTAATAGCAGCTGTGGGCCATCCGCATTAGCTACTGTGCTGCGCGTTTGGGGAATAGATGCAGCAGAATCAAAGGTTGCTCGTTTGGCAGGAACCAGTCGCTTAGGCACTTCTATGGCGCAATTACTGATAGCAACTCGCTCTCTTGGTATGGATGGGATTGAATTAGAAGCAACTTGGGAGCAAATGCGACTAATCAATCGTCCTGGCGTGTTGGGAGTTTGGTTTAGAGATGGCGTTCGCGTCATTCCTCATGCGGTAGCCTTGTTAGGTTTAAATGGGAATAATGCTATAATTGGTGAGCCAACTAGAGGAAAAATTTACACGATCGATCGCCAGCAATTTGAAAAAAATTGGCGCGGACAATATCTCCCCATTTTTCGCAGTCAAGATATCTCGATAACGGTTACTCAAGCGGTGTCTTATCTTCAGCGATCGGGCCAAATAATTCCAACCGAGGCTGAGTTAGTTCCAGCTATCCGACGCTTTCAAAAAAATGTTGGTTTGAAAGTTACTGGTAAATTAGATTCTCAAACATTTTTGCTTATTAGCGGTTCGTTTTTAGAAGGAGTACCTACTCTAAAAACTAGATAA